A window of candidate division KSB1 bacterium contains these coding sequences:
- a CDS encoding response regulator — MDEKILVVEGERKFRELYQTGLKDAGYRVDIAADGQHALKKLKHEPVDLIVTDLVLPDGKGFDLLQRFLKVTNKTKVVINTSYVEYKSDFQSWVADAYLTKSSDISELKNTIDGILHRN, encoded by the coding sequence ATGGATGAGAAAATTTTAGTGGTGGAGGGGGAAAGAAAATTTCGCGAGCTCTATCAAACCGGACTGAAAGACGCCGGGTATAGAGTTGATATCGCAGCAGATGGTCAGCATGCATTAAAGAAATTAAAACACGAACCCGTAGATTTAATTGTCACGGATTTAGTGCTTCCCGACGGTAAAGGATTCGATCTCCTGCAGAGGTTTTTGAAAGTCACAAATAAGACGAAAGTTGTGATTAATACCTCCTATGTTGAGTACAAATCTGACTTCCAATCCTGGGTTGCGGATGCGTATTTAACCAAGTCTTCTGATATCTCTGAACTTAAGAATACCATCGATGGTATTTTACACCGTAATTAA